One Halorientalis litorea DNA segment encodes these proteins:
- a CDS encoding ABC transporter ATP-binding protein codes for MSEITLSEVRKVYNGETVAVEGESLTIRDGEFVTLVGPSGCGKTTTLRMLAGFVKPTSGRISIGETDVTTLPPYQRDIGMVFQHFALFPHLTVGENVAYGLRSSGEYTDEEIETRVREMLALVQLPDTGHRKPDELSGGQQQRIALARALAPEPEVLLLDEPLASLDKKLREEMQKELKEIQDRVGITTLFVTHNQTEAMAMSDRLVVMNDGEFEQIGEPTEVYDNPTSEFVADFLGTSNIFEGTTTFDDPDTVVAEDIELRVGSRPTTERSTVVVRPEDVRIAPPDGEHNGANVISGTVDFKRNLGNAVQYHVKTDAGREMLALSQRRDSVFDERARVDLLVDPDDCLLIPG; via the coding sequence ATGAGCGAGATTACACTCTCGGAGGTCAGAAAGGTCTACAACGGCGAGACAGTCGCCGTCGAGGGCGAGTCACTGACGATTCGAGACGGCGAATTCGTCACGCTGGTCGGACCGAGCGGTTGCGGGAAGACGACGACGCTACGGATGCTCGCCGGGTTCGTCAAACCCACGAGCGGGCGGATTTCCATCGGCGAGACGGACGTAACGACCCTGCCACCGTACCAGCGTGACATCGGGATGGTGTTCCAGCACTTCGCGCTGTTCCCGCACCTGACCGTCGGCGAGAACGTCGCCTACGGTCTGCGGAGTTCGGGCGAGTACACCGACGAGGAAATCGAGACCCGCGTGCGCGAGATGCTCGCCCTCGTGCAGTTGCCCGACACCGGCCACCGGAAGCCCGACGAACTGTCCGGCGGCCAGCAACAGCGAATCGCGCTCGCCCGGGCACTCGCACCCGAACCGGAGGTCCTGTTGCTCGACGAACCGCTGGCGAGCCTCGACAAGAAACTCCGGGAGGAGATGCAGAAGGAACTCAAGGAGATACAGGACCGCGTCGGCATCACCACGCTGTTCGTGACCCACAACCAGACGGAGGCGATGGCGATGTCCGACCGCCTCGTCGTGATGAACGACGGGGAGTTCGAGCAGATCGGCGAACCGACCGAGGTGTACGACAACCCGACGAGCGAGTTCGTCGCGGACTTCCTGGGCACGTCGAACATCTTCGAGGGGACGACCACCTTCGACGACCCGGACACCGTGGTCGCCGAGGACATCGAACTCCGGGTCGGTAGCCGCCCGACGACGGAGCGAAGTACCGTCGTCGTCCGCCCGGAGGACGTCCGCATCGCACCGCCGGACGGTGAACACAACGGCGCGAACGTCATCAGCGGCACCGTCGATTTCAAACGGAACCTCGGCAACGCCGTCCAGTACCACGTGAAGACGGACGCGGGCCGCGAGATGCTCGCCCTGTCACAGCGGCGCGACTCCGTGTTCGACGAGCGCGCGCGGGTCGACCTGCTCGTCGACCCGGACGACTGCCTGCTGATACCGGGGTGA
- a CDS encoding ABC transporter permease: MSTLLSTLTSTVASRLKTTAGRVAHRGRAIAIGLPLSFILVFFAVPFLFLVVYSFFTPVVGGIEQVLTISNYVDFFTTELYYNRLVFTLQLSLFVTLLVTAIGYPVTYFLTRIRNLLVRRAVIMIFLVSMFTTYVVRSYAWTVLLSKEGVVSTVGVALGVFAEPTAFVPGYWAVVVGSVYILLPFYVLTLYPSLRNIDESLIEASKNLGAGPLRTFYRVTLPLSKSGLIAAALLTYILTAGIYVVPRMLGNPSNWTIAVLIGRQINENLNIPFSAVMGLVLVGAVLATLLVVLRVTDVDLGGLGGEQA; encoded by the coding sequence ATGTCAACGCTACTCTCGACGCTCACGTCGACCGTCGCGTCGCGCCTCAAGACCACGGCCGGCCGGGTCGCCCACCGCGGGAGAGCCATCGCCATCGGCCTCCCGCTCTCGTTCATCCTCGTCTTCTTCGCCGTACCCTTCCTCTTTCTGGTGGTGTACAGTTTCTTCACGCCAGTCGTCGGCGGCATCGAGCAGGTGCTGACGATATCGAACTACGTCGACTTCTTCACCACCGAGCTGTACTACAACCGGCTCGTCTTCACGCTCCAGCTCTCGCTGTTCGTCACCCTGCTCGTGACGGCCATCGGCTACCCGGTCACGTACTTCCTCACCAGAATCAGGAACCTGCTGGTCCGCCGGGCGGTCATCATGATATTCCTCGTGAGCATGTTCACGACGTACGTCGTCCGGTCGTACGCGTGGACCGTGCTGCTCTCGAAGGAGGGCGTCGTCAGCACCGTCGGCGTCGCGCTGGGCGTGTTCGCGGAACCGACAGCGTTCGTTCCGGGGTACTGGGCAGTCGTAGTCGGGTCGGTGTACATCCTGTTGCCGTTCTACGTGCTCACGCTGTACCCGAGCCTCCGGAACATCGACGAGTCGCTCATCGAGGCGTCGAAGAACCTCGGTGCCGGGCCACTCCGGACGTTCTACCGCGTGACGCTCCCGCTCTCGAAGTCGGGACTGATAGCCGCCGCGCTCCTGACGTACATCCTGACTGCGGGCATCTACGTCGTGCCGCGGATGCTCGGGAACCCGTCGAACTGGACCATCGCGGTCCTCATCGGCCGCCAGATAAACGAGAACCTGAACATCCCGTTCTCGGCCGTCATGGGCCTCGTCCTCGTGGGGGCGGTGCTTGCCACTCTCCTCGTGGTGTTGCGCGTCACCGACGTGGACCTCGGCGGCCTCGGGGGTGAGCAGGCGTGA